A region of the Micromonospora sediminicola genome:
CCGCGAAGATCACGATGACCCCGAGCGCCAGCGCGACGGCCTGCCAGGCGGCCCGGTTCCGGTCGCGGGCGGGCAGCGGCCCGGTGAGCGCGAGGAAGATGGGCATCATTCCGGGCGGGTCGACGATCACCAGCAGGGTCACGAAGACCTCGCCGAAGAGCTTGAGATCCACGCGGACACGGTAGCGGTGCCGTCGGAACGCTTCAGCCTGAAGCGACCGGGGTCACCCCCCGGGCCAGCCCGACGATCCGCTCGTACGCCTCGGGCCCCGTGGTGAACGCGCCGAGCCGCACGGTCTTGTGCGAGCCGTGGAAGTCCGACGAGCCGGTGACCAGCAGTCCCAGCTCGGCGGCGAGCCGCCGGACGTGTTCCCGCTCGGCCGGGCTGTGGTCCTCGTGGTCGGCCTCCAGGCCGGCCAGGCCGGCCGCCGCCAGCTGCACGATCAGGTCGTCGGGCACGATCCGGCCACGCCGGCTGGCCCTCGGGTGGGCGAAGACGGGCACGCCGCCGGCCGACCGCACCAGCGCCACGGCGCGGAACACGTCGATGTCGTCCTTCGGCAGCCGGTACCGCTCCCCCAGCCAGTCCGGGCCGAACGCCTCGGTGGTGGTGGCGACCAGGCCGGCGCGGATCAGCGCCTGGGCGATGTGCGGGCGGCCGACCGTGCCGCCCGCCGCGCCGGCCAGGATCTCCGACCAGCTCACCGGGATGCCGTCGGCCTGGAGCAGCCGGACGATCCGCTCGCCCCGCTCCTCCCGGGCCCGCCGGACCCGGGCCAGCTCCGCGGCCAGCTCGGGCTCGTCGGGGTCGAAGAGGTACGCGAGCAGGTGCAGCGGGATCGCCGGCTCGACACCGAACCAGCGGCAGGACAGCTCCGCGCCGCGGATCAGGGTGAGGCCGCGCGGCAGGGCGGCGACCGCGTCCGCCCAGCCCGCCGTGGTGTCGTGGTCGGTGAGCGCCACCACGTCGAGGCCCGCGTCGGCGGCGGCCCGAACCAGGTCGGCCGGGCGGAGCGTGCCGTCGCTCGCGGTGGAGTGGGTGTGCAGGTCGATGCGGGCGGAGGCGCTCACCCGCCCGACGCTACGCCCCGTCGGGCGGGGTGGGGACGTCGGCCACCACGACGGGTCGCGTGCCCGTGGTCACCCCGGAGACCGCCGACGGGGTCGGTTTCTCGCCGGCCAGCACCCGTTTGGGTTCGACCCGGACCAGCTCGCCCGCGGCGTCCACGTGCAACGCGACGCCGGCCCGGGACCAGGCGACCGCGCCGGAGAGCGCGGGGCCCGCCGGGTGGGCCGCCGGGGTGGCCCCCAGGTCGGTCAGGTCGACCAGTTGGGCGGCGTCTCCGGCGCCGTTCACCAGGAGCCACCGCCCGTCGGGCGAGACACCGCCGAGGCCGTCGACGGCCGGCTTCGCGCCGCAGCCCGTCCGCACCGGGGCGAGCCCGCGTGCCGGGTCGAGCAGCGCCAGGCAGGGTTGCCGCGCCGCGCCGGCGGTGACCAGGCCGACCAGCCGGCCGTCCGGCCGGGCCCCGTAGACGGCGTGGACGTCCGGGTTCGCCGAGCCCGGCAGGCCGCCCGCGGCCCGCCGCCAGACGCTCATCCCGCCCTGGTCGGGCTGCCGGAGGAGCACGTCGTCGCCGGTGAAGCCGACCGGCACCACGCCGGCCGGCGCGGTCACCCGGACGGGCGCGATGAGCTGCCCGGCGACCACCCCGGCGGCGATCAGCTCCGGGCCGTCCCGCCAGGCCACCTGCCGACCGTCGGCGGAGATCGCGACCGCGTCCGCCGCGGCGAGCATGACCTGCGGCGTGTTGCGGTCGGTCGGCGGCACCCACCAGAGGGTACGGCCGGCCGCGGTGGCCGCCGAGGTCACCAGCCAGCCGCCCTGGTCGTGGACGCGCTGTGCCCGCTCGACCCCGTCCACCCCGGTCAGCGCCCGCCGTTCGCCGCCGCTGACCTCGAGCCAGCCGTCGACGAGCAGGTCGAGTTCGGCGCGGACGGAGCCGGACCGGGTCGTCGGCGTGGACTCCGAGGGGAACGGGGACGGGGAGAACCCGGGCGGGTCGCCGAGCACCACGGTGGGCGTGCCGCCGGTCCCCGCCGGCCCGGTGATCTGGGCAATCCCGGCGGTGACCAGGACCGTCGCCACGCTGGCGAGGGCCAGCCCGGTGAGCGCGCGACGGCGGCCGGCGCGGCGGGCCCGGCGCATCGCCGCGCCGGCCGGGTCGGCGCCGAGAGGTCGGGGCGTGGCGACCTGACGGGACAGCGTGTCCCGCAGCGCCCGCTCCAGCTCGTCCTCGCTCACGGGGAATGGACGCTCCGGGCCGCCCGTCCGGTTGTCGGCGTGCTGTCGGATGCCGCTCATCAGGTCTCCGCCGCGACCGGGACGGCGGGACGGACCGGCGCGGCGACCTGCGGCGACGCCGGGCGGGCGGCTTCGGCGGGCCGCCGGGCGGGCTCGGCCGGGGCACCGACCGGCTCGGCCGGGGCGCGGGACGCCGGGGCGCCGACCGCTCGGGCCGGGGTGCGGGGGGCCGCTGACACGTCGGGGCGGCCGGCGGAACCGGCCGGGACGCGGGGGGCCGGCGCGGCGGGTTGGCGGGTCGCTGCGGGCCGGGTGCGCGGCCCGCTCGGGGCGGGCGCGCCGCGGACGACCGGTTCGGCGGACCGCTCGACCGGATCGGTCGGCAGACCCAGGGCCGTCTCCGAGCCGAGCCGGCGGCGCAGGGTGTTCAGCGCCCGGGAGGTCTGGCTCTTGACGGTGCCCGGCGAGATCTCGAGCAGGGCCGCCGTCTGCGCCTCCGACATGTCCTCGTAGAAGCGCAGCACCAGCACGGCCCGTTGCCGCGCCGGCAACGCCTGCAGGTGCCGCCAGAGCGCGTCCCGGTCGAGCTGCTGCTCGATCTCGTCGACACCGGCCCGCTCCGGCAGCACCTCGGTCGGCCGTTCACCGTGCCACCGGCGACGCCACCAGCTGGTGGACGTGTTGACCAGGACCCGGCGGGCGTACGGCTCGATGGCGTCGATCCCGCCGAGCCGCTTCCAGGCCAGGTAGGTCTTGGTCAACGCGGTCTGGAGCAGGTCCTCGGCGGTCGCCCAGTCGCCGGCCAGCAGGTAGGCCGTGCGCAGCAGGGCGCCGGAGCGGGCCGCGACGAACTCGCGGAACTCCTCCTCCAGCGGATCCCTGCTCGCCACGCTCACCTCCGCGCCCCCGTCCTGCCTGGCAGGCTCCCATGGCTGGACGGGTGGTCACGTCGGCAAAAGGTGTGCACTTCATCCGATGTTCGGACGAAAAGTTTCAGGCGCCGTCGTCGGCCTTCGCCTCGTCCTGCTCCTTGCCGATCCGCGCCTCCACGGCCTGCGGCTCGTACATCTCCTCGACCACGCGCAGGTAGAGCTCGTTCGGGTTGGGCAGGTTCTTGATCTCGCGGAGCGCCTGCTCCTGACCCGCCGACTCCAGCACGAACGTGCCGTAGTTGAGGGCGCGGCCGGTCGGCGTCTGCTCGTACTTCATGTCGGTGACCCGGACCAGCGGCATCATCGCGACCCGCCGGGTGATGATCCCGTTGACCACCATCACCCGCTTGTTGGTCAGGATGAAGCGGTCGTACCACCAGTCGGCGACCCGCCAGGCGACCCAGCCCATCACCCCGAACCAGAGCAGCACCGCGACCGTGGTGAGCGCGCCGACGTCCCGCCCGGCGAGGAAGCCGGAGAGGTAGCCGAGCACGAAGGTGGCCGCGACGCCGACGATGATCGGCGTGGTCAGGTGCACCCAGTGGCGCTTCCACTCACCGCGGAAGCGCTCGGTCGGGAAGAGGTAGCGGGCCGCCAGCGCGCTCGGCTCGTCCTCCATCGGCAGCACCCGGCGCGGCGCCATGCCGGAGGCGTCGGCCCGGAGACCGGCCAGCTCCTCCTCGGAGATCGGCTGCTCGGGGTAGCCCTCCGGGTCGCGCGCCCAGCCACGACCGGAGCGACCCTCGCCCGCGTAGCCGGGTCCGTCGCCGAAGGCGGCGTCGTCCGACAGGGAGGGTCCGCCGCCGTAGGCGGGGCCGGCGCCGTAACCGGGACCGTCGTCCGGGTCGATCCGGGGGATCGGCTCGGTGTCGCGCTCCCGGCGTGCCCGGTCGGGATCGTCCGGGTCGTAGGGTGGACCGGAGGGGCTTCCCATGTGCGGTTAGGCGACCAGGTTGGTGAAGAAGTCGCCGAAGCCCTGTGCGATGTCCATGATGCCGCCGCCCAGGGACTTGAAGACGTCGGCGGCGGAGTTGGGCCGGTACGCAACGAAGAAGATCAAGAATGCGATGCCGGCCCAGGTGAGGACCTTCTTGACCATAGCGGGCCATCCTCTCGCGCGGAGCCGGGTCCGTTTACCGCAGCGGCACCCAGAGTATCAGCATGGTGTCTGTCCGTGAATATCTGCGTCCGCTCCCCGACTCGCCGGTGCCGGCCGGTCAGGCCTGCCCGTGCAGGTACGGGGACGGTGCGCCGTACACGAGTTCGGGCGGTGTCCACTCGGTGAGGTCGTGCAGCACGACTTCTTCCGCGAGGAGGTGACCCGCACTCGCCGGCCAGGCTATCGCATGGAGCCACATTCCCCGAGCCTCGCCGGCGTACGCACTTCGATCCGTTTCGGAACGGACGAGCCACAGTGGAGTGGGATGGCCGCCCACCCGGATCTTCGCGTGCGGCAGACGCTCGGGGTGACCAGGGCCGGGATCGGTCAGCGCCTCCTCGACCTGCGGGCCGGGGTCGGGGCCGGGCAGTCCCGCGAAGCGGGAACCGAGACCGACGCCGGGTTCCTCGGCGACGAAGATCAGGTCGGCCGGTCCACCGTCGAGCGGGGCCGGGCCGGCGCAGGCGACCACGGTGGCGCGGACCCCGGCCCGGTCGTCGCCGGCCCAGGCCACCCCGGTCAGCGTCCAGCCCGGCGGCAGTGGCCACGGGCACCACAGCGGCATGCCGGGCCGGTCGGCCGGCTCCCCGTCGGCGGCCACCCGCTCCACCACGCTGGCCATGATCTCGGCGCCGATGTGCTCCGGCACGTGCAGGGGCGCGACCGGCCCGCAGCGCAGGCACCGGTACTCGCCGTGCATCAGGTCGGGCTCGCGTACCGGGCCCGCGCACTTCGGACAACTCACCGCGACAGTCACGTCCTCACCGTCACCCCGGGCCGGCGAGGCGTCAAGCGGGGCGGGCCGACCGGCGTGGGATTTCCGCCCGACGGCGGACCCGCGGCGCGTCAGTCCGGCGGCGGACCCGCGTGCGACCGGATCCACGCGTGCATGGCGATGCCGCTGGCCACGCCCGCGTTGACGGAACGGGTGGAGCCGTACTGGGCGATCGAGAACAGCGTGTCGCAGGCCGTCCGGGCCACCGGGGACAGCCCCGGGCCCTCCTGGCCGAAGAGCAGCACGCAGCGGCGCGGCAGGACGCTGGTCTCCAGCGGCCGGGAGCCGGGCAGGTTGTCGATCCCGACCACCGGCAGCCGCTCCCCGGCCGCCCAGGCGACGAACTCCTCGATCGTCGGGTGGTGCCGGACGTGCTGGTAGCGGTCGGTCACCATGGCGCCCCGGCGGTTCCACCGGCGCCGCCCGACGATGTGCACCTCGGCGGCGAGGAAGGCGTTGGCGTTGCGGACCACGGTGCCGATGTTGAAGTCGTGCTGCCAGTTCTCGATCGCCACGTGGAAGTCGTGCCGCCGCCGGTCCAGGTCGGCCACCACGGCCTCCCGCCGCCAGTAGCGGTAGCGGTCGACCACGTTGCGCCGGTCGCCGGCCGCGAGCAGCTCCGGGTCGTAGCGAGGGTCGTCCGGCGGGTCACCGGGCCAGGGCCCCACACCCACGTCGAGCTGGTCGTCGGTCACGGTCTGCAGAGGGTACGGCCCGCCGGCGCCGGCGGTCAGCGCAGGTCGAGCGCCCCGCCCAACCGGTCCAGAAACCGGCGGTCGGCGGGACTCGGCGGAAGGTCGTCGGCCCGGCACACCCGGGCCGCCACCGACTCCACCCACTGCCGGTAGGCGGCCGAGTCCGCCGGATCGGCGCGGCGGCGCAGCACCCGTACCGCGGCCCGCGCGGCGGCGAGCAGGTCGACCAGGTCGGTGAGGCGCTCGTCCCGGACGGCGGCCCCGTCGTGGCGGGCGTAGATGGCGGTGACCACGGCCCGGATCAGATCGCTGTCGAAGGCCCGGCCGGCGGCCACCGCGTCCAGGCCGGCCAGTCCGGCGGCGACGCCGCGGGGCGGACGCCCGGGACCGGGCGAGGCGGCGGCGACGAGGACTCGACCCGGCAGGTCGGTGAGCAGGTCCCACTCCGCAGCCGAGTAGGCGGCGGTGGTGAGCGGTGCGGCACGGCGACCGGCAGAGGGCGGCTCTCCGGCGACGGAGTGGCTCATGGGGACCTCCAGCCAGAGCATATGCCCCGGAAGAGGGTCAGGGCCCCGTCCCCGCGGAACGGGTACGGGGCCCTGCCGGCCGGGGTGCGCGGATCAGCGCGGCTCGGGGAAGCTCGGACGCTCCGGGTCGACGCCGGCCGGGACGGCGGCGGCCGCGTACTCCTTCTTCGGGACCATGACCTTGCGACGGAACACGCAGACCATCGTGCCGTCCTGGTTGTAGCCGCGGGTCTCCACCGCGACCACGCCGCGGTCGGGCTTCGAGGCCGACTCCCGCTTGTCCAGCACGGTGGTCTCGCCGTAGATCGTGTCGCCGTGGAAGGTCGGTGCGACGTGCCGCAACGACTCGATCTCCAGGTTGGCGATCGCCTTGCCGCTGACGTCGGGCACCGACATGCCGAGCAGCAGCGAGTAGATGTAGTTGCCGACCACCACGTTGCGCTTGAACTGGGAGGCGGACTCCGCGTAGTGGGCGTCCATGTGGAGCGGGTGGTGGTTCATCGTGAGCAGGCAGAAGAGGTGGTCGTCGTACTCGGTGACCGTCTTGCCCGGCCAGTGCCGGTAGACCGCGCCGACCTCGAACTCCTCGTAGTAGCGGCCGAACTGCATCCTTGTCCCCTTCGACGGGCGGCGATGGAGTTCGGCACAGCATGCCTTACCGCTTGTTAAGGCGAGAACGGGGGCGCTCCCCCGGCGGAAAAGTCACACCGGGCGCCACCTGGGTGGAGACGCAATGAGCGGCGGGGCCCTCCCCGGCACCCGCCGCCCACGCTCTGATGTGAGAGATTCTGCCGTACGACGGTACGGTGACGACAGAGACGGACGTCACATTTATCTTTTCGTAACACTACTCACCGTCACCGTCGACCCCCCGGGAAGCGATCTCCGCAGGCCCGATCCCCGCTCGTCAGAGGGCAAGTTACCGATTCGTAGCCGAAACAGAGCGCGATCTCCTTGGAAACGCTCCCATCACGTCCCGTCACGCAAATGCGGCCTGCACTTGCGTTCCGCACGGCCGCTTGTACAGATGGACCTCGATGTGCCCTGGGTCACCGTCGGGCTGCGCAGCGTTTCGTCGCGCAGGTCACGGGAATTCCCATGGATCGACCCTGGTTCCACCGGACGTACAGCAATCCGCGGTGATCGGAGAGAGCAATGGCAACGGTTGAGCTGACCACGGCCAACTTCGACGAGGTGACCGGGCGCGACGGCATCGTCCTGCTCGACTTCTGGGCGGACTGGTGCGGTCCGTGCAAGCGCTTCGCCCCCGTCTACGAGCGCTCCTCGGAGAAGCACCCGGAGATCGTCTTCGGCAAGGTCGACACCGAGGCGCAGCAGGAGTTGGGCGCCAAGTTCAACATCAGCTCCATCCCGACCGTGATGGCGATCCGGGACGGCGTGATCGTCTTCGCCCAGCCCGGCGCCCTGCCCGAGTCGGCGCTGGAGAACCTGATCGAGCAGGTGCAGCAGCTGGACATGGACGACGTCCGCAAGAAGCTGGCCGAGCACAAGCACTGAGCACTTTCCGCCGCCGGCCGGGCCCGACCACGGGCCCGGCCGGCGGCGTGTCACGTCCGCGTGGCACGGTCGGGACGGGCAGCGAGAATTGGCCGATTGAGGGACAGATTCGGGCGCTTCCCTCCCGTAGCGTCACGACGCGATGGAGACCTTGACCACCCGCGGGCGCGCCGTCCGGTTGGGCGCCACCCTGCTCGGGGCGGCGCTGCTCCTTCTCGGCACGGTCTACGGCACCGACGACGACTTCCCGTTCGGACCGTTCCGGATGTACTCCACCTCCGACCCGCCGAACGCGCCCGCGCCGGACACCCGGGTGGAGGGCGTCGACCGCACCGGGGCGGTGGTGTCCCTCGGCCAGGAGGCCACCGGCATCCGCCGGGCCGAGATCGAGGGCCAGCAGGACCGGTACGCGAGCGACCCGAGTCTGCTGCGCACCGTCGCCGAGGCGTACGCCGAACGCCACCCCGACGCCCCGGCGTTGGTCGAGGTGCGGATCGTGGTCCGCTGGTACGACATCCAGGGCGGACGCCCGACCGGCGAGTGGACCGACCGCACCGCCGTGCGGTGGGAGACCGGATGACCGGCTGGCTCACCGAGGCGGTGCCGCGCGGCCGGGTGGCCGCCTTCCGCACCCTCGTCTACCTCTTCGTCGCCGCCGACCTGGTCGTGTTCACCCCCTGGGTACGCACCCGCGTCGACGTCCCGGGCGACCTCTACCAGCCGCTGCTCGTGGGCCGGCTGCTCCCGCTGCCCACGCCCACCCCCGCCCTGGTCGGTGTGGTCTTCTGGGTGCTGCTGGTCGCCGCGCTGCTGGCCGCCACCGGCCGCGCGCCACGGCTGCTCGGCTGGACGGTCTTCGCGCTCTACTTCGAGTGGATGATCGTGGCGATGAGCTACGGCAAGGTCGACCACGACCGGTTCGGGCTCCTCGTGGCGCTGGCCGTGCTGCCCACCGCCGGCCGGGCCCGCCACGGGGACCCGACCCGCACCGAGGCGGGCGGATGGGCGCTGCGCGTCACCCAGATCGCGGTCATCTGCACCTACTTCCTCGCCGCCTGGGCCAAGTTCCGCTTCGGCGGCCTGGACTGGGCCACCGGTTCGGTGCTGGCCCGGGCGATCATCCGCCGGGGCACCGATCTCGCCGACCTGATCGCGCAGGTCCCGCACCTGCTGATCGTGGCCCAGTTCGGCATCCTGGCGTTCGAGCTGCTCAGCCCGCTGGTGTTCGTGCTCCCGGCCCGGTGGCGGCCGGCCGTCGTCGGCTTCTTCTACTCGTTCCACCTGGTGACCGTCGCGACGATCACCATCTCGTTCGCGCCGCACCTGGTGGCGATGACCAGCTTCCTGCCGCTGGAGAAGGTCCGCCCGGTGGTGCTGGCCCGGCGCCTGCTCGGCCGCGGCGACCGCCCGGCCGCTCCCGCCGTCGCCGACGGCCCCCGCTCCGCGCCGTCGGCCGATCCGGCTCCCGCCGCGTCCGCCTCGACGGCCCGGACGGCCGCACCGGACCCGACCGCCGGTTCCACTTCCGGCGGCTGAGGGACGGCCGACCGGTCAGGGGGTCGGGTCGGGGCGGCCGGTCGGGCCGTACAACCGCTCCCGGGCCTCCTGGGGCAGCGCGCACGCGGCCGTCCCGCCCGGCATCCGGTGGCGATTGCGGGCCACCCAGCGGTACGCCGGCCAGGCGGCGGCGCGTACCGGCGCGAAGCGCAGCCCGGCCCCCGCGACCCGCCAGATCGGCCCGCTGTCGCCGAGCAACCGGGCGATGGCGTCCGGCCCGGCGGCGCGGGAGCCGTCCGCGCCCACCCACTGGACCGCCTCCTCGCACTCGGCCTCCGTCAGGCCCAGCGCCGACAGGTCGGCGAACTGCCACGGCACCACGCGGGCCCCGGTGGGGATCCGGCGCTCGATGAACTGCGCGCAGCTGGTGCAGAACGCGCAGTCGCCGTCGTAGACGAAGGTCGACGTCTCCATGCCTCCATCCTGCACCCGCCCCGGGCGTGGCGGCGGCCGGTGTCCGGCGCGTCACTTGCGCATCGTTCGTACACGTGTTCGAATGAAGCCCATGCGCTGGGACAACCTCTCCGCTCCCCCGGACGAGGGGGCTCCTGACCGGGCAGCGCCGGCGGCTCCACCCCTGCCGCTGGCGCTGCCCCACGCGGTCGCCCGCACGTTCGACACCCCCGACTTCGCCGGCATGACCTTCTACGAGGTGCAGGCAAAGTCGATCATCAACCGGGTGCCCGGGCAGTCCCGCGTGCCGTTCGAGTGGACGATCAATCCCTACCGGGGCTGCTCCCACGCGTGCACCTACTGCCTGTCCGGTGACACGCCGATCCTGATGGCGGACGGTCGCACCCGGGCGATCAGCGAGCTGGAGCCCGGCGACCGGATCTACGGCACCGAGCGGCGGGGCGCCTACCGCCACTACGTCGTCACCACGGTGCTCGACAAGTGGTCGACGGTGAAGCGGGCCCACCGGGTCACGCTGGCCGACGGCACGACGCTGGTGGCCAGCGGCGACCACCGGTTCCTGACCGAACGCGGCTGGAAGCACGTCACCGGCAGCATGCGCGGCGGGGCGCGACGCCCCTACCTAACCACCCGCAACCGCCTGCTCGGCACCGGGCGGTTCGCCGTCGCGCCGAAGCGCTCGACCGACTACCGCCGGGGCTACCTGCACGCGCTGGTGCGCGGCGCCGACCGGCCCGGCACCCGGTTCCGGTTGGCCACCTCCGCGACCGAGGCGCTGGAGCGGGCGGAGCGGTTCCTCGCCGACGCCGGGGTCGACGTCGAGCAGACGAGCGGCCGGGGCGGTCGCCGGGCGGCGACGGCGATGCGGACGACCGGCTCGGCCCTGGTCGGGGCCGTCGCCGACCTGGTCCGGCCGCCGGACGAGCCGACCGACGACTGGCGGCTGGGTTTCCTCGCCGGCCTGTTCGACGCCGCCGGGAGTTGCCGCCGAGGCGTGTTTCGGATCGGCGTCGCCGACGACCGGCGCTGCCGCCACGCCGCCGAGGCCCTCGACCGGTTCGCCTTCCGCTGGGTGCGCGACGAGCCGGGCAACCGCACCGGGTCGTGCCAGCTCCGGCTGACCGGCGGCCTGCCGGAGCGACTGCGCTTCTTCCACCTGACCGACCCGGCCGCCACCGGGCGCCGCTCGATCGAGGGCACGGCGCTCAAGTGCGCGGCCCGGCTCCAGGTGACAGCGGTCGAGGATCTCGGCTTGGAGCTGCCGCTGTGGGACATCACCACCGGCACCGGCGACTTCATCGCCAACGGGGTGGTCAGCCACAACTGCTTCGCCCGCAACACGCACACCTACCTCGACCTCGACGCCGGGGCGGACTTCGACCGCAAGGTGGTCGTCAAGGTCAACGCGGGCGAGCTGGTCCGCCGGGAGCTGTCCGCCCCACGCTGGCGCGGCGCGCACGTCGCCATGGGCACCAACGTGGACTGCTACCAGCGGGCCGAGGGGCGCTACCGTCTGATGCCGCCGATCCTGGAGGCGCTGCGCGACTTCGCCAACCCGTTCTCCATCCTCACCAAGGGCACGCTGCTGCTGCGCGATCTGCCGCTGCTGCGCCAGGCCGCCGAGGTGACCCGGGTCGGGTTGTCCTACTCGGTGGGCTTCGTCGACGAGGCGCTCTGGCGGGTCGCCGAGCCGGGCACGCCCAGCCCGCGCCGGCGGCT
Encoded here:
- the trxA gene encoding thioredoxin yields the protein MATVELTTANFDEVTGRDGIVLLDFWADWCGPCKRFAPVYERSSEKHPEIVFGKVDTEAQQELGAKFNISSIPTVMAIRDGVIVFAQPGALPESALENLIEQVQQLDMDDVRKKLAEHKH
- a CDS encoding thiol-disulfide oxidoreductase DCC family protein; the protein is METSTFVYDGDCAFCTSCAQFIERRIPTGARVVPWQFADLSALGLTEAECEEAVQWVGADGSRAAGPDAIARLLGDSGPIWRVAGAGLRFAPVRAAAWPAYRWVARNRHRMPGGTAACALPQEARERLYGPTGRPDPTP
- a CDS encoding TrmH family RNA methyltransferase, whose protein sequence is MTDDQLDVGVGPWPGDPPDDPRYDPELLAAGDRRNVVDRYRYWRREAVVADLDRRRHDFHVAIENWQHDFNIGTVVRNANAFLAAEVHIVGRRRWNRRGAMVTDRYQHVRHHPTIEEFVAWAAGERLPVVGIDNLPGSRPLETSVLPRRCVLLFGQEGPGLSPVARTACDTLFSIAQYGSTRSVNAGVASGIAMHAWIRSHAGPPPD
- a CDS encoding SigE family RNA polymerase sigma factor, which codes for MASRDPLEEEFREFVAARSGALLRTAYLLAGDWATAEDLLQTALTKTYLAWKRLGGIDAIEPYARRVLVNTSTSWWRRRWHGERPTEVLPERAGVDEIEQQLDRDALWRHLQALPARQRAVLVLRFYEDMSEAQTAALLEISPGTVKSQTSRALNTLRRRLGSETALGLPTDPVERSAEPVVRGAPAPSGPRTRPAATRQPAAPAPRVPAGSAGRPDVSAAPRTPARAVGAPASRAPAEPVGAPAEPARRPAEAARPASPQVAAPVRPAVPVAAET
- a CDS encoding PHP domain-containing protein, yielding MSASARIDLHTHSTASDGTLRPADLVRAAADAGLDVVALTDHDTTAGWADAVAALPRGLTLIRGAELSCRWFGVEPAIPLHLLAYLFDPDEPELAAELARVRRAREERGERIVRLLQADGIPVSWSEILAGAAGGTVGRPHIAQALIRAGLVATTTEAFGPDWLGERYRLPKDDIDVFRAVALVRSAGGVPVFAHPRASRRGRIVPDDLIVQLAAAGLAGLEADHEDHSPAEREHVRRLAAELGLLVTGSSDFHGSHKTVRLGAFTTGPEAYERIVGLARGVTPVASG
- a CDS encoding MFS transporter permease, whose amino-acid sequence is MTGWLTEAVPRGRVAAFRTLVYLFVAADLVVFTPWVRTRVDVPGDLYQPLLVGRLLPLPTPTPALVGVVFWVLLVAALLAATGRAPRLLGWTVFALYFEWMIVAMSYGKVDHDRFGLLVALAVLPTAGRARHGDPTRTEAGGWALRVTQIAVICTYFLAAWAKFRFGGLDWATGSVLARAIIRRGTDLADLIAQVPHLLIVAQFGILAFELLSPLVFVLPARWRPAVVGFFYSFHLVTVATITISFAPHLVAMTSFLPLEKVRPVVLARRLLGRGDRPAAPAVADGPRSAPSADPAPAASASTARTAAPDPTAGSTSGG
- a CDS encoding TFIIB-type zinc ribbon-containing protein produces the protein MTVAVSCPKCAGPVREPDLMHGEYRCLRCGPVAPLHVPEHIGAEIMASVVERVAADGEPADRPGMPLWCPWPLPPGWTLTGVAWAGDDRAGVRATVVACAGPAPLDGGPADLIFVAEEPGVGLGSRFAGLPGPDPGPQVEEALTDPGPGHPERLPHAKIRVGGHPTPLWLVRSETDRSAYAGEARGMWLHAIAWPASAGHLLAEEVVLHDLTEWTPPELVYGAPSPYLHGQA
- a CDS encoding intein-containing Rv2578c family radical SAM protein, which encodes MRWDNLSAPPDEGAPDRAAPAAPPLPLALPHAVARTFDTPDFAGMTFYEVQAKSIINRVPGQSRVPFEWTINPYRGCSHACTYCLSGDTPILMADGRTRAISELEPGDRIYGTERRGAYRHYVVTTVLDKWSTVKRAHRVTLADGTTLVASGDHRFLTERGWKHVTGSMRGGARRPYLTTRNRLLGTGRFAVAPKRSTDYRRGYLHALVRGADRPGTRFRLATSATEALERAERFLADAGVDVEQTSGRGGRRAATAMRTTGSALVGAVADLVRPPDEPTDDWRLGFLAGLFDAAGSCRRGVFRIGVADDRRCRHAAEALDRFAFRWVRDEPGNRTGSCQLRLTGGLPERLRFFHLTDPAATGRRSIEGTALKCAARLQVTAVEDLGLELPLWDITTGTGDFIANGVVSHNCFARNTHTYLDLDAGADFDRKVVVKVNAGELVRRELSAPRWRGAHVAMGTNVDCYQRAEGRYRLMPPILEALRDFANPFSILTKGTLLLRDLPLLRQAAEVTRVGLSYSVGFVDEALWRVAEPGTPSPRRRLDAVRRLTDAGFAVGVLMAPILPGLSDDEESIDATVAAIAASGASGVTPLALHLRPGAREWYARWLAREFPHLVPRYRQLYRAGAYAPQAYQREVTARVRMAARRHGLHRGETGDNHRLPETPPPAPAAEQLSLL
- a CDS encoding MaoC family dehydratase — protein: MQFGRYYEEFEVGAVYRHWPGKTVTEYDDHLFCLLTMNHHPLHMDAHYAESASQFKRNVVVGNYIYSLLLGMSVPDVSGKAIANLEIESLRHVAPTFHGDTIYGETTVLDKRESASKPDRGVVAVETRGYNQDGTMVCVFRRKVMVPKKEYAAAAVPAGVDPERPSFPEPR
- a CDS encoding PH domain-containing protein, yielding MGSPSGPPYDPDDPDRARRERDTEPIPRIDPDDGPGYGAGPAYGGGPSLSDDAAFGDGPGYAGEGRSGRGWARDPEGYPEQPISEEELAGLRADASGMAPRRVLPMEDEPSALAARYLFPTERFRGEWKRHWVHLTTPIIVGVAATFVLGYLSGFLAGRDVGALTTVAVLLWFGVMGWVAWRVADWWYDRFILTNKRVMVVNGIITRRVAMMPLVRVTDMKYEQTPTGRALNYGTFVLESAGQEQALREIKNLPNPNELYLRVVEEMYEPQAVEARIGKEQDEAKADDGA